A part of Crassostrea angulata isolate pt1a10 chromosome 5, ASM2561291v2, whole genome shotgun sequence genomic DNA contains:
- the LOC128185376 gene encoding uncharacterized protein LOC128185376 — protein sequence NTWIILMNIFCLSTYVVILAAKLCTLPGGVLLCCPGFVWNRIENRCLKWKGYALIPSGDSSTLREQSTFPKSINGILTTVSLDLPEDFTGTSSYFSYKWIFVAIVLLCFIIVIISGTVIFKQLRRRQETVSIDDANYTPMQQDDIAHDYNLIDENLHLNMESRRNRSNQVDKFPSDT from the exons AATACCtggattattttaatgaacattttctGTTTATCCACGTATGTCGTTATTTTAGCTGCAAAACTCTGCACACT ACCCGGAGGAGTCTTGTTGTGCTGCCCAGGCTTTGTTTGGAACAGAATAGAAAATAGATGCCTAA aATGGAAAGGTTATGCTTTAATACCTTCGGGTGATTCTTCAACCCTAAGGGAACAATCGACTTTCCCAAAGAGTATAAACG GCATTTTGACGACAGTGTCTTTAGATTTACCTGAAGATTTCACGGGCACCAGTAGTTATTTTTCGTACAAATGGATTTTTGTCGCAATAGTACTACTCTGTTTTATCATTGTGATCATCAGTGGCACAGTTATATTTAAACAGCTTAGACGCAGACaagaaacagtgagtatagacGATGCAAACTATACACCCATGCAACAAGATGATATAGCTCATGATTACAATTTAATCGAcgaaaatcttcatctcaatATGGAAAGTAGAAGAAACAGATCAAATCAAGTGGACAAATTCCCATCTGATACCTAA
- the LOC128183248 gene encoding innexin-11-like produces MVLSSESWVDELNSRWTPVLFLVLGIFTMIGQIYIGPVACNFPGHFSESDVKYGNFRCFTATYLGESSFKALSTIPTVSSDFEEHKTYIRTLYQYVPLILILQAMFLRIPYFLWRFGEKKLGIHFDVTSGKYGDNGKLVGIRLAVHLKQWIETRSVNILSIGSFTIFHCFIKLLYLASVATHFGLLDHFLKKENHISFGLQVLENIRESDAYFFQNSPAFPREIICTYAKVSVQSIQKQNVQCILPFNPYLEQIMVIIWWWMTFLIALTIFDVFCYFFGALRPNSRSWFVKSNLLRTDLVLNERQNSKFVNWLGGDVIQFLQNIQDQENGCVVMETITELWRIKDNSGYSTPGPSNEEIHGMVTSF; encoded by the exons ATGGTTCTATCATCAGAGAGTTGGGTAGACGAATTAAACAGTAGATGGACACCCGTTCTTTTTCTTGTCTTGGGTATTTTTACCATGATAGGACAGATCTATATTGGTCCAGTTGCATGCAATTTCCCAGGACATTTTTCAGAATCGGATGTCAAGTATGGCAATTTTAGATGTTTTACTGCAACCTATCTTGGCGAAAGCTCATTTAAAGCTTTATCCACAATTCCGACGGTTTCTAGCGACTTTGAGGAACACAAAACTTACATACGAACCCTGTATCAATACGTTCCTTTAATTCTGATATTACAAGCAATGTTCTTACGTATTCCGTATTTCCTGTGGAGATTTGGAGAGAAAAAACTAGGCATACATTTTGATGTGACGTCCGGAAAATATGGTGACAATGGTAAATTGGTCGGAATAAGACTTGCAGTCCACTTGAAACAGTGGATCGAGACCAGGAGCGTAAACATTTTATCCATTGGGTCGTTTACAATTTTCCATTGCTTTATTAAACTTCTTTATTTAGCGAGTGTCGCAACTCATTTTGGACTATTAGATCATttccttaaaaaagaaaatcatatcAGTTTTGGATTACAAGTGCTTGAAAACATCCGAGAGAGTGATGcatattttttccaaaattcaCCTGCATTCCCAAGAGAAATAATATGTACCTATGCCAAAGTGTCTGTACAAagtattcaaaaacaaaacgtaCAGTGCATACTCCCTTTTAATCCGTATCTGGAGCAGATTATGGTTATTATCTGGTGGTGGATGACCTTCCTTATTGCTTTAACTATATTCGATGTCTTCTGCTACTTTTTTGGAGCTCTTCGACCGAATTCCAGGAGTTG gTTTGTTAAATCCAATTTGTTAAGGACTGACCTGGTATTAAATGAGAGACAAAACAGCAAATTTGTAAACTGGTTAGGCGGAGACGTCATTCAATTTCTCCAAAACATCCAAGACCAAGAAAATGGATGTGTCGTCATGGAAACCATCACAGAATTGTGGAGGATTAAAGACAATAGTGGGTATTCCACACCTGGCCCTTCAAATGAAGAAATCCATGGCATGGTAACATCATTCTAA